A region of Leptolyngbya sp. FACHB-261 DNA encodes the following proteins:
- a CDS encoding alpha/beta fold hydrolase → MGLFTSAFDTIKVQTTRAEINLVHGGRGKPLLLLHGYPQTHVMWHKVAPQLVQHFHVICPDLRGYGDSSKPATTADHSPYSKRAMADDLVEVMAYFNHPEFFVAGHDRGARVTHRLALDHPDMVLRACVMDIVPTYYMYTTTDQHFATGYYHWFFLIQPDGLPERLIGADPAYYLTEKLKRWSASGTTFTEEALSEYLRCFSQPEVIHATCEDYRAAASIDLDHDQQDLNKKILCPLLVLWGAKGFVHRTYDVPGIWGNYAEQVESKALNCGHFLPEEAPDAVSEELLRFFSAN, encoded by the coding sequence ATGGGACTATTCACAAGCGCCTTTGATACCATCAAAGTCCAAACGACTAGAGCGGAAATCAATCTAGTTCATGGTGGAAGGGGCAAGCCACTGTTACTGTTACATGGCTATCCGCAAACGCATGTGATGTGGCATAAGGTTGCCCCCCAGCTGGTTCAGCACTTCCACGTGATTTGCCCTGATCTACGCGGCTATGGGGATAGTTCCAAACCGGCCACGACAGCCGATCACTCTCCCTACTCAAAACGAGCCATGGCAGATGATCTCGTCGAAGTCATGGCTTACTTCAACCATCCAGAATTTTTTGTTGCAGGTCATGACCGTGGAGCCAGAGTTACGCATCGACTGGCGCTTGACCATCCTGACATGGTCCTGAGAGCCTGCGTGATGGATATTGTGCCGACCTACTATATGTACACGACTACGGATCAGCACTTTGCAACGGGTTACTATCACTGGTTCTTTCTCATTCAACCCGATGGCTTACCAGAACGTTTGATTGGTGCTGATCCAGCTTACTACCTCACCGAAAAGTTAAAGCGATGGAGTGCGTCAGGAACAACTTTCACGGAGGAAGCCCTGTCTGAATACCTCCGCTGCTTCAGCCAACCCGAAGTAATTCATGCCACTTGTGAAGATTATCGTGCGGCGGCCAGCATTGATCTTGACCATGATCAGCAAGATCTGAACAAGAAAATTCTCTGTCCATTGCTGGTGTTGTGGGGAGCGAAAGGGTTTGTGCATCGTACCTATGATGTTCCCGGAATTTGGGGTAACTATGCCGAACAGGTTGAAAGCAAAGCATTGAACTGTGGGCATTTCCTACCAGAAGAGGCTCCCGATGCGGTGAGTGAGGAACTCCTTCGATTTTTCTCTGCCAATTAA
- a CDS encoding DinB family protein → MSLSQTVKRLTGYKAWANEITFSAVKSLPEGEATKERKTRYKNIIYTLNHVFVIDCIFKAHLENQPHTYTTRNTETYPLLEELWQAVQIIDQWYLDYAHSISEEELTEVVNFRFVDGGKGTMSRSEMILHIVNHGTYHRGLVSDMMYQVPAVPPTNDLTVYLRDVVYGLN, encoded by the coding sequence ATGAGTTTGTCTCAAACAGTAAAAAGGCTGACTGGATATAAAGCCTGGGCAAATGAAATTACCTTTTCAGCTGTAAAATCTTTGCCAGAGGGTGAAGCAACTAAAGAACGCAAGACTCGCTACAAAAACATAATTTATACACTGAATCATGTTTTTGTTATTGATTGTATTTTTAAAGCTCACTTGGAAAACCAACCTCATACATACACCACAAGAAACACCGAAACTTATCCATTATTAGAAGAGCTGTGGCAGGCGGTCCAGATTATTGACCAATGGTATCTCGACTATGCTCATTCGATCTCTGAAGAAGAGTTAACAGAAGTCGTCAACTTCCGATTTGTTGATGGCGGTAAAGGGACTATGTCACGTAGTGAAATGATTCTCCATATTGTTAATCACGGAACCTATCATAGGGGTTTAGTCAGTGACATGATGTATCAGGTACCGGCTGTACCCCCGACGAATGACTTAACCGTTTATCTAAGAGACGTGGTATATGGTTTAAATTAG
- a CDS encoding phosphotransferase, giving the protein MEQPLQYVEPYLANRRAELEELRLIAQEMRDQVWQEGKETELPGGFCHGDVHLENAKFWGLSPTIFDFESCAIGPYTYDVACHWRKRILANGDESARKKEWEAFLTGYQARRPLEQNELEAVPALATLRAIWTMALPAQLGVTWGTDWLTDLSYFDAHFKMIREFAERTRSRRF; this is encoded by the coding sequence GTGGAACAGCCTCTCCAGTATGTAGAACCCTACTTAGCTAATCGGAGGGCAGAGCTTGAAGAACTCCGGTTGATTGCTCAGGAAATGCGAGATCAGGTTTGGCAAGAAGGAAAAGAGACTGAATTACCCGGCGGATTTTGCCATGGGGATGTCCATCTAGAGAATGCGAAGTTCTGGGGCTTGTCCCCAACTATCTTTGATTTTGAATCTTGTGCAATTGGACCTTACACATATGATGTTGCTTGTCATTGGAGAAAGCGGATTCTTGCGAATGGGGATGAATCAGCTCGCAAAAAAGAATGGGAAGCGTTTCTAACTGGCTACCAAGCTAGGCGACCGCTTGAACAAAATGAGCTAGAAGCTGTTCCTGCTCTAGCAACTCTACGTGCAATATGGACTATGGCGCTACCAGCACAACTAGGCGTTACGTGGGGAACTGATTGGCTGACTGACCTCTCGTACTTTGATGCTCACTTCAAGATGATTCGAGAGTTTGCGGAACGTACTCGCAGCAGAAGATTCTAG
- a CDS encoding GNAT family N-acetyltransferase produces the protein MRFERASHDHHNIFSEWNQFNRLEERTCRPVIDGKRMPPNAQVVTLSFFLSGADEPVGRFNYFDLNPHNRSAEFGYMVNPKFRRQGIGTKMLTLAIGDLFPTTNLNKLYCQTAAFNIPSIELLEKLEFHRDGVLREHHELDDKL, from the coding sequence ATGCGATTTGAACGAGCATCTCATGACCATCACAATATATTTTCCGAATGGAATCAATTCAACCGCCTTGAAGAACGAACTTGCCGTCCTGTCATTGATGGCAAGAGAATGCCGCCAAACGCTCAGGTGGTGACACTGTCATTTTTTCTAAGTGGAGCCGATGAACCTGTTGGCCGCTTCAACTACTTTGATCTCAATCCACATAATCGTTCCGCTGAATTTGGATATATGGTGAATCCTAAATTCAGAAGACAGGGTATTGGTACTAAAATGCTGACTCTAGCGATTGGCGATTTGTTTCCAACAACCAATTTGAACAAGCTATATTGTCAAACTGCTGCGTTTAACATTCCATCGATCGAGTTGCTTGAAAAACTTGAGTTTCACAGGGATGGTGTGTTACGAGAGCATCATGAGTTAGATGACAAGCTGTGA
- a CDS encoding cold shock domain-containing protein, with protein sequence MKPVLSKGQLTTWKDDRGFGFIKPDDGSAEVFLHISVLKGASRRPKVGDTILYERVAEPGGKIRAAKASIPGVAPRPLPTSPTKQKPKNCRLFKTVAGLGFLTIIALLTMEFSPSRSPSPMASITKPGCTIKGNISINTGNPVYHLSGMEDYESTVIDPASGERWFCTESEAIANGWRKAPR encoded by the coding sequence ATGAAACCTGTTCTGAGTAAAGGACAACTGACAACGTGGAAAGATGATAGGGGTTTCGGTTTTATCAAACCGGATGATGGCAGTGCAGAAGTCTTCTTGCATATCAGTGTGTTGAAAGGAGCAAGTCGACGCCCCAAGGTGGGAGACACGATTTTGTATGAGAGAGTTGCTGAACCAGGCGGTAAGATACGTGCAGCTAAAGCCTCAATTCCAGGTGTTGCACCTCGACCTTTGCCAACTTCACCAACCAAGCAGAAACCGAAGAACTGTCGTCTATTCAAAACTGTTGCGGGTCTTGGGTTCCTAACTATCATTGCACTCTTGACAATGGAATTCAGCCCTAGTCGTTCGCCTTCTCCAATGGCATCCATTACAAAACCGGGCTGTACGATCAAAGGCAACATCTCGATTAATACAGGTAACCCTGTCTATCACCTTTCAGGTATGGAAGATTACGAATCAACCGTTATCGACCCAGCGAGTGGAGAAAGATGGTTTTGTACAGAGTCAGAGGCGATTGCCAATGGTTGGCGTAAAGCACCCAGGTAG
- a CDS encoding cupin domain-containing protein: MSTTRIFNSSNFLQPTDGEPIRSVITESKDAVVVAWYIKPGQTISAHIHPNGQDTWTVLAGKGEYYLDQVGTTKPIVAGDVVVAPTGWYMEYSITTMNP; the protein is encoded by the coding sequence ATGAGTACGACCAGAATATTCAACAGTTCTAATTTTCTTCAACCAACCGATGGAGAGCCAATTCGTTCAGTCATTACAGAATCCAAGGATGCGGTTGTTGTAGCCTGGTACATCAAGCCCGGTCAGACAATCTCCGCGCATATTCATCCTAACGGGCAGGATACTTGGACCGTTTTAGCTGGGAAGGGAGAATATTATCTGGATCAAGTCGGAACTACAAAGCCAATCGTTGCAGGGGATGTGGTAGTCGCTCCTACTGGGTGGTACATGGAGTATTCAATAACAACAATGAACCCTTAG
- a CDS encoding cell wall metabolism sensor histidine kinase WalK, whose product MESASRALSTIRQPRIDLQSLRVRLILGMAAFSLLGLGGVAGWTSWTLQQWLIGSHQQNVQAIAERLPQDIELYSEMMSVPQGLQKALDQITTSNLLIWVNGADGNLITQSSQMAGRTAGQMTSPPVSVQKALMGLSTMPNYPQVREINQRYFILYSLPLLLRGTNLGTLQVAEDITRDQIMFQAIVRALILASLLGSLAVTGASAWYVRRALQPLRQLSQMAGMLSAHDFGQRPLRVENAPTEVKELAQTCNQMLSRLWDAWEQQRQFVGNVSHELRTPLTVVHGYLQSVLKRGTNLSEPQREALATASTEAEHTIRILKDLLELARSDSGNLRFHLEPVDLAELAAEVTGMGKPFASRHINIESAIPAPVAKADRSRLKQVLLNLLDNAVKYADPQSLIVVRLAHAGEFVTIQVCDQGPGIPLQQQSRIFERFYRLDESRDASSEGCGLGLSIVKTLTEGMGGSVTVRSMPGEGSIFTVSLPSYRENL is encoded by the coding sequence ATGGAGTCCGCCAGTCGTGCCTTAAGCACTATTCGCCAACCCCGAATCGATCTGCAATCGCTGCGGGTGCGTTTGATCTTAGGCATGGCAGCATTCTCTTTGCTGGGCTTGGGCGGCGTTGCTGGCTGGACGAGTTGGACGCTTCAGCAGTGGCTCATCGGCAGCCATCAGCAGAATGTGCAGGCAATTGCCGAGCGTCTGCCCCAAGACATTGAGCTGTACAGCGAGATGATGAGCGTGCCCCAAGGGTTGCAAAAGGCACTCGACCAGATCACGACTTCTAACCTCTTGATCTGGGTCAATGGAGCAGATGGCAACCTGATTACACAATCCAGTCAAATGGCTGGGCGAACGGCTGGGCAAATGACTAGCCCGCCTGTCTCAGTGCAGAAGGCGTTGATGGGGCTCTCCACCATGCCCAATTATCCTCAAGTGCGCGAGATTAACCAGCGCTACTTCATCCTGTACAGCTTGCCGTTACTCCTCCGGGGCACTAACCTCGGCACCCTCCAGGTCGCTGAGGATATCACTCGTGACCAAATCATGTTTCAGGCAATAGTTCGGGCTCTGATTCTGGCTAGCCTGCTCGGAAGCCTCGCGGTCACTGGCGCTAGTGCCTGGTATGTAAGGCGGGCCTTGCAACCGCTCCGGCAACTGAGTCAGATGGCAGGAATGCTCTCAGCCCACGACTTTGGTCAAAGGCCGCTCCGGGTCGAGAATGCGCCGACTGAAGTCAAAGAGCTAGCCCAAACCTGCAACCAAATGCTCTCACGCCTTTGGGATGCCTGGGAGCAACAGCGTCAGTTTGTCGGCAACGTCTCTCACGAGTTACGCACGCCCCTAACCGTTGTTCATGGCTACTTGCAGAGTGTGCTCAAACGCGGCACTAATTTGAGCGAGCCCCAACGTGAGGCATTAGCAACAGCGAGCACTGAGGCAGAGCATACGATTCGTATCCTCAAGGATTTATTAGAGCTAGCCCGCTCCGATAGCGGTAATTTGCGCTTTCACTTGGAGCCAGTTGATCTAGCTGAGTTGGCAGCGGAGGTAACGGGTATGGGTAAGCCATTCGCCTCCCGTCACATCAACATTGAAAGCGCGATTCCCGCTCCCGTCGCCAAAGCAGATCGCAGCCGCCTCAAGCAGGTCTTGCTGAACCTGCTAGACAACGCTGTGAAATACGCCGATCCTCAGTCTCTAATTGTCGTGAGATTGGCGCATGCAGGTGAGTTCGTCACCATCCAAGTTTGCGATCAAGGCCCTGGTATTCCTTTGCAACAACAAAGCCGCATTTTTGAGCGATTCTACCGACTAGATGAGTCCCGAGACGCTTCAAGTGAGGGTTGCGGTCTAGGCTTATCAATCGTGAAAACCTTAACCGAAGGCATGGGGGGCAGTGTCACAGTACGCTCTATGCCAGGTGAAGGAAGCATCTTCACAGTCAGCTTGCCTTCTTATCGAGAAAACCTATGA
- a CDS encoding response regulator transcription factor: MTTHILLVEDEVKLARFVELELTYEGYQVSVAHDGFAGLTAARESNPDIVILDWMLPSLSGVEICRRLRSTGNKVPVILLTAKDEISDRVTGLDAGADDYVVKPFSIEELLARVRAHLRRTQEENPDLLQFEDLSLNRSTREVHRGNRAVELTAKEFDLLQYLLSHPRQVLSRDRILEQVWNYDFAGDSNIIEVYIRYLRLKLEQNQEKRLVHTVRGVGYVLRE; this comes from the coding sequence ATGACGACTCATATTCTTTTGGTCGAAGATGAAGTCAAATTGGCTCGTTTTGTTGAACTGGAACTCACCTACGAAGGGTACCAGGTGAGCGTGGCCCATGATGGTTTTGCTGGCCTGACCGCCGCCCGCGAATCTAATCCCGATATCGTGATTCTGGACTGGATGCTACCCAGCTTATCTGGGGTAGAAATTTGCCGCCGTCTGCGCTCTACAGGCAACAAAGTGCCGGTGATTTTGTTAACTGCTAAAGACGAAATCAGCGACCGCGTAACTGGCTTGGATGCAGGTGCAGACGATTACGTCGTCAAGCCGTTTAGCATCGAGGAGTTGCTGGCAAGAGTGCGGGCTCACCTACGTCGCACTCAAGAAGAGAATCCTGACCTGTTGCAGTTTGAGGACCTCAGCCTCAATCGCTCTACGCGCGAAGTTCACCGGGGCAATCGAGCGGTTGAACTCACGGCCAAAGAGTTTGATCTACTGCAATATTTGCTTTCCCATCCTCGCCAGGTTCTGAGCCGCGACCGCATTCTAGAGCAAGTCTGGAATTATGACTTTGCAGGCGATTCCAATATCATCGAAGTTTATATCCGCTACCTACGATTGAAACTGGAGCAGAACCAGGAAAAGCGCCTGGTCCATACCGTACGAGGCGTAGGCTATGTCCTACGAGAATAA
- a CDS encoding sensor histidine kinase KdpD — protein MRLSFVPDLPAIVSDSNCLGRILTELLNNACKYTPPGEEIGLAAQAIGNRVHIRVSNSGVEIAPEELSRIFGKFYRVSGGAPWNQGGTGLGLSLVQRLAVHLQGSIRAESNLGQTGFTVELPLVAESEQEQKADQPLEI, from the coding sequence TTGCGGCTGTCCTTTGTCCCCGATCTACCTGCCATTGTTTCTGACTCCAACTGCTTGGGCCGTATCCTGACCGAGTTATTAAACAATGCCTGTAAGTACACGCCTCCGGGAGAGGAAATTGGTTTAGCCGCCCAGGCGATAGGAAACAGGGTTCACATTCGGGTCAGTAACTCTGGCGTTGAAATTGCACCTGAAGAACTCTCCCGCATCTTTGGCAAGTTCTATCGGGTCAGCGGCGGTGCTCCTTGGAATCAAGGTGGAACTGGTCTGGGCTTGTCCTTAGTCCAGAGGTTAGCGGTCCATCTGCAAGGCTCAATTAGGGCCGAGAGCAACTTGGGTCAAACTGGTTTTACCGTCGAGCTACCCTTGGTAGCCGAATCAGAACAAGAACAAAAAGCTGATCAACCTCTTGAGATTTGA
- a CDS encoding cache domain-containing protein, with amino-acid sequence MPQSQLLVFCLGLVSAINPRCSLKARLGLAIGGSTFALSLLAGLAISHTVKVQEEASIGRSLSELAYQMADKLDRGMFERYRDIQILATLDPVRASGYAPATRCALLEKLQLTYPDYAWIGLTNPQGIVLASTGTLMEGQNVSKRPWFSGAKAGPYVGDVHEAKLLAKLLPNPTQEPLRFVDVAVPVTNFQGDFQGVVGAHLSWSWAREVKSSLLGLSEQQNQVEVLVLNRAGQVLLGPSLEPKQLLNLASFQAALASQKSYRVEDWPDGRTYLSGVVRSQGYRNYPGLGWTVLVRQPAQVAFAPVRALQFQLFAWTAGLGVLFAGLGWILAGCLADPMLVLLTASDKARSILKSQPFRELMNWQCSPLP; translated from the coding sequence GTGCCTCAATCTCAGCTATTGGTCTTTTGTCTCGGTCTCGTCAGTGCCATCAACCCTCGTTGTAGCCTCAAAGCTCGCTTAGGGTTAGCTATCGGAGGTAGTACTTTTGCCCTCTCACTCTTAGCAGGTCTCGCGATTAGTCACACCGTCAAGGTTCAGGAAGAAGCCAGCATCGGGCGCTCACTCTCTGAGTTAGCCTACCAAATGGCTGACAAGCTCGACCGAGGCATGTTCGAGCGCTACCGTGATATCCAGATTCTCGCAACCCTCGACCCGGTTCGGGCTTCCGGGTATGCTCCAGCAACCCGATGTGCCCTCCTAGAAAAGCTGCAATTGACCTATCCCGACTATGCCTGGATTGGGCTGACAAATCCACAGGGCATAGTTTTAGCTAGCACTGGAACGCTGATGGAAGGCCAAAATGTCTCGAAACGGCCCTGGTTTTCAGGAGCAAAGGCTGGTCCCTACGTAGGCGATGTGCATGAGGCTAAGTTGTTGGCGAAGCTCCTACCTAATCCGACCCAAGAGCCTCTGCGTTTTGTTGACGTGGCTGTTCCTGTGACGAATTTCCAGGGGGACTTCCAGGGAGTCGTGGGGGCTCATCTCAGTTGGTCATGGGCTCGTGAGGTCAAAAGCTCTTTATTGGGACTCTCAGAGCAACAAAACCAGGTTGAGGTCCTGGTGCTCAATCGAGCGGGTCAGGTGCTCCTGGGACCATCCCTTGAGCCCAAGCAATTGTTGAACCTCGCCAGCTTCCAGGCAGCTCTCGCCAGTCAGAAAAGCTATCGGGTTGAGGACTGGCCTGATGGTCGTACTTACTTGAGTGGCGTTGTCCGCAGTCAGGGATACCGCAACTACCCAGGGCTAGGCTGGACCGTTCTGGTTCGTCAGCCTGCCCAGGTTGCTTTTGCCCCGGTCAGGGCGCTTCAATTTCAGCTCTTTGCCTGGACCGCTGGTTTAGGCGTACTGTTCGCGGGTTTGGGCTGGATACTTGCAGGCTGTCTTGCCGACCCAATGCTGGTGCTGCTGACCGCATCCGACAAGGCCAGATCGATATTAAAATCCCAACCCTTCAGGGAACTGATGAACTGGCAGTGCTCTCCGCTTCCTTAG
- a CDS encoding DUF305 domain-containing protein, with translation MISLLNKLALATLFSFALATPSMAAEGSSNGASRVSSAESSSLIAQVGPSDPQYDVRMLDEMIMSHLKMVQTAQAGLQSQSPEIRRMSQEMITSMNAQIERMITMRRALFTRGATGGR, from the coding sequence ATGATCTCACTTTTGAACAAGCTTGCCTTGGCAACTCTATTCAGCTTCGCCCTGGCTACTCCGAGCATGGCTGCAGAGGGTAGCAGTAACGGTGCTAGCAGAGTTAGCTCTGCTGAATCTAGTTCTCTCATTGCCCAAGTCGGACCTTCTGACCCGCAATACGATGTCCGCATGCTGGATGAAATGATTATGTCTCATCTCAAGATGGTGCAGACCGCTCAGGCAGGGCTTCAGTCTCAAAGCCCAGAGATTAGAAGGATGTCGCAGGAAATGATTACCTCTATGAATGCTCAAATTGAGCGAATGATCACCATGCGCCGTGCCCTCTTCACTCGTGGAGCCACAGGCGGCAGATAG
- a CDS encoding sulfonate ABC transporter substrate-binding protein, which produces MRIRTNRQRALLARSLLLFLVSAFFTLSTTLMSCSGPSSQGQTAAEPAKPKIVRLGYQKSNILVKSRGVLEKRLPPQGISVEWTEFQAGPPLLEALNVGSIDIGPTGESPPIFAQAAGTNLVYVAAVQPSPKGQGILVPKESPIRSVSELKGKKIAFTKASSAHYLLVSALKGAGLEYSDIEPVFLSPADARAAFLRGSVDAWVVWDPFFAAAEGTGNARVLLTGITKQGGYYLASRTFVEQNPNLLKDLLEGIDEVGQWADTHPEEVAKILSPVLGIDLPIAETMAKRRFNSLRPIDNQLITLQQQVADTYFDLKLLPKPLNIRDATLAPEQYASITPESVTQKHGS; this is translated from the coding sequence ATGAGGATTAGAACCAATCGACAGCGTGCGCTTCTTGCCCGCAGTCTCTTGCTGTTCCTAGTCTCGGCATTTTTCACCCTGTCCACTACCTTAATGAGTTGCAGCGGACCGAGCAGCCAAGGACAGACAGCAGCTGAGCCTGCAAAACCCAAAATAGTTCGTCTCGGCTATCAGAAATCGAACATCTTGGTGAAGTCTAGGGGCGTTCTAGAAAAACGCCTTCCACCGCAGGGCATCTCTGTAGAGTGGACAGAGTTTCAGGCAGGACCTCCTCTATTAGAAGCTCTCAACGTTGGCAGTATTGATATTGGGCCAACAGGAGAATCCCCCCCAATTTTTGCTCAAGCGGCAGGCACCAATTTGGTTTATGTTGCCGCGGTCCAGCCGAGCCCAAAGGGTCAAGGTATTCTGGTCCCTAAAGAGTCTCCAATTCGAAGCGTCTCTGAGCTGAAGGGTAAGAAGATCGCTTTCACAAAAGCCTCAAGCGCTCATTATTTGCTGGTCTCAGCTCTGAAAGGCGCTGGACTGGAGTACAGTGACATCGAGCCAGTATTCTTGAGTCCGGCAGATGCGCGAGCTGCATTTCTCAGGGGTAGCGTTGATGCCTGGGTGGTTTGGGATCCCTTTTTCGCCGCAGCAGAAGGGACAGGCAATGCACGTGTTCTGCTCACAGGCATCACAAAGCAAGGCGGTTATTACCTTGCTTCACGTACCTTTGTTGAGCAAAATCCTAACTTACTCAAGGACCTTCTAGAAGGAATCGATGAAGTGGGGCAATGGGCTGACACTCATCCAGAGGAGGTCGCGAAAATTCTCTCACCTGTATTGGGAATTGATTTGCCCATTGCAGAGACAATGGCAAAGAGGCGCTTCAATAGCTTGAGACCGATTGATAATCAGCTCATCACCTTACAGCAGCAAGTTGCTGATACCTATTTTGACCTAAAGCTACTGCCCAAACCGCTCAACATCCGCGATGCGACGTTGGCACCGGAGCAATACGCATCAATAACACCTGAGTCGGTCACCCAGAAACATGGCTCATAG